One window of the Nocardia huaxiensis genome contains the following:
- a CDS encoding DUF4407 domain-containing protein: MPTRGIADLLPWLGGAHPHLVDQHERGGYSVTGAVVALFAAISGGVTALATGAADWPLLAVVATAVIATLLVGAVSRALATAATPARDESQRARAEFAGRIAVAVAAGVLTAELACTVLFGGTIDRKLDETAQRGIESAPSVVTAQAELDQAKNNRTALDQAITKAQNDVDQALIVARCEFSAAPECSPLRMTGVPGRGPEERTANQMLEDARTRLSAEQAKIGGLDQAVTDKDKALTDIRAAAYTEGDRGLGARWVAMNGYTTDHAGAFVLRFATALLMIVLALLPLLLRRWRGETSFDREVATRTAAGRIEHAAATAIAIKQAEVRVETEALRADQELTAARLAAHADTAIDRERQRRRIIASIGNFEIGVTEPAQRAVAEFDSAAQHELPAGASAGGKDSSVSQEGIVTQSPHLPAQLMPGVATPVSAGGALVPAPAGVPAAAPQPAPDKKGGGLELPIIGTVPFTDTAARWIRPLVPSFVANVIDTATHPLRTVRQAFEEAEEITFTLRRTRKVTVDSEDSAQQQAQPQQQVYAGQPQLGYQLPQGVPQHVYSQRVASHVVDQPYAQPGYAPQYYPPLPQGQQPYPPLPPGPVVDHGYGLPSAPAQDELTGRQNPQLENRAPRELPPGKTSE, encoded by the coding sequence ATGCCCACCCGTGGAATCGCAGATCTGCTGCCGTGGCTCGGCGGCGCCCATCCACACCTCGTAGATCAGCACGAACGCGGCGGTTATTCGGTCACCGGAGCCGTTGTGGCGCTGTTCGCGGCCATCTCCGGCGGAGTCACCGCACTCGCCACCGGGGCCGCGGACTGGCCGCTGCTCGCGGTCGTGGCCACCGCAGTGATCGCAACACTGTTGGTAGGAGCGGTTTCTCGCGCACTCGCGACGGCCGCCACACCCGCACGCGACGAATCACAGCGGGCGCGAGCCGAATTCGCGGGCCGCATCGCCGTGGCGGTCGCCGCGGGCGTCCTCACCGCCGAATTGGCCTGCACCGTACTGTTCGGCGGCACCATCGACCGCAAGCTCGACGAAACCGCCCAGCGCGGAATCGAATCCGCGCCCAGCGTGGTCACCGCGCAGGCCGAGCTCGACCAGGCGAAGAACAATCGGACCGCACTGGATCAGGCGATCACCAAGGCGCAGAACGACGTCGACCAGGCCCTGATCGTCGCGCGCTGCGAATTCAGCGCGGCGCCAGAATGCTCGCCACTGCGCATGACCGGCGTGCCCGGACGCGGACCCGAAGAACGCACCGCCAACCAGATGCTCGAGGACGCCCGCACCCGATTGAGCGCCGAACAGGCCAAGATCGGCGGACTCGACCAGGCCGTCACCGACAAGGACAAGGCCCTCACCGATATTCGCGCCGCCGCCTACACCGAAGGTGATCGCGGGCTCGGAGCGCGCTGGGTCGCCATGAACGGTTACACCACCGACCATGCCGGCGCGTTCGTGCTGCGCTTCGCGACCGCGCTGCTCATGATCGTGCTCGCACTGCTGCCGCTGCTGCTGCGCCGATGGCGCGGCGAAACCTCCTTCGACCGCGAGGTCGCCACCCGCACCGCCGCCGGACGCATCGAACACGCCGCCGCCACGGCCATCGCCATCAAGCAGGCCGAGGTGCGGGTCGAAACCGAGGCGTTGCGCGCCGACCAGGAGCTCACCGCCGCCCGGCTGGCCGCGCACGCCGACACCGCCATCGACCGGGAACGCCAGCGCCGGCGGATCATCGCCTCGATCGGCAACTTCGAAATCGGCGTCACCGAGCCCGCACAGCGCGCCGTCGCCGAATTCGACAGCGCCGCACAGCATGAACTACCGGCCGGGGCCTCGGCCGGAGGAAAGGACAGCTCCGTGTCTCAGGAGGGGATCGTGACACAGTCGCCGCACCTGCCCGCCCAGCTCATGCCCGGGGTCGCCACCCCGGTGAGCGCCGGCGGAGCCCTCGTACCGGCCCCGGCCGGCGTGCCCGCGGCGGCCCCCCAGCCCGCACCCGACAAGAAGGGCGGCGGACTGGAACTCCCGATTATCGGCACGGTGCCGTTCACCGACACCGCCGCCCGCTGGATCCGGCCGCTGGTGCCGTCGTTCGTGGCGAATGTCATTGATACGGCGACCCATCCGCTGCGCACGGTGCGTCAGGCCTTCGAGGAGGCCGAGGAGATCACCTTCACGCTGCGCCGCACCCGCAAGGTGACCGTCGACTCCGAGGATTCCGCCCAGCAGCAGGCCCAGCCGCAACAGCAGGTGTACGCCGGGCAGCCGCAGCTGGGTTATCAGCTGCCGCAGGGTGTTCCGCAGCACGTGTACTCGCAGCGCGTCGCCTCCCACGTGGTGGATCAGCCCTACGCACAGCCGGGGTACGCGCCGCAGTACTACCCGCCGCTCCCCCAGGGCCAGCAGCCCTACCCGCCGCTGCCGCCGGGTCCGGTGGTCGACCACGGGTACGGTCTGCCGTCCGCTCCCGCCCAGGACGAACTGACCGGGCGGCAGAACCCGCAGCTGGAAAACCGTGCGCCGCGCGAACTGCCGCCGGGCAAGACATCGGAGTAG